In Pongo abelii isolate AG06213 chromosome X, NHGRI_mPonAbe1-v2.0_pri, whole genome shotgun sequence, one DNA window encodes the following:
- the LOC100459265 gene encoding ubiquitin-conjugating enzyme E2 N, whose amino-acid sequence MSRLPHRIIKETQRLLAEPVPGIKAEPDESNSCYFHVVIAGLQDSPFEGGTFKLELLLAEEYPMAARQVRFMTKIYHPNVDKLERVCLDILKNKWSPALQIRTVLLSIQALLSALNPDDPLANDVAEQWKTNKAQAIETARA is encoded by the coding sequence ATGTCCAGGCTGCCCCACAGGATCATCAAGGAAACCCAGCGTTTGCTGGCAGAGCCAGTTCCTGGCATCAAAGCAGAGCCAGATGAGAGCAACTCCTGCTATTTTCATGTGGTCATTGCTGGCCTTCAGGATTCCCCCTTTGAGGGAGGGACTTTTAAACTTGAACTATTACTTGCGGAAGAATACCCAATGGCAGCCCGTCAAGTACGTTTCATGACCAAAATTTATCATCCAAATGTGGACAAGTTGGAAAGAGTATGTttagatattttgaaaaataagtggtccccagccctgcagatCCGCACAGTTCTGCTATCGATCCAGGCTTTGTTAAGTGCTCTCAATCCAGATGATCCATTAGCAAATGATGTAGCGGAGCAGTGGAAGACCAACAAAGCCCAAGCCATTGAAACAGCTAGAGCATGA